The DNA sequence CTTTCCAGCTGTAGGTGACGGGTTCAGCATCAGTGGTGTCGCCTTCACAGGTCAGAATGCAGATTTTGTCTGTGTTGCAGGTATAAGTGATTGTGGGTTTAGGGACTGCCTCTAAATCCaggagaaagaaagacaaagcAGGGAAAAATGCTAGTGAGGCACTGCATAATCTTCTATTTAAAATaggcacacacagaaacacttacTGATAACAATGTATacatttgaagttggaagtttacatacaccttggccaaatacagtcgaggccaaaagttttgagaatattatttttcaaagtctgctgcgtCAGTtagtatgatggcaatttgcatatactccagaatgatatgaagagtgatcagatgaatttcaattaattgcaaagtttTTGCCAtccaaatgaactgaatcccccaaaaaaacatttccactgcatttctgcagaaggcttcagggcacccaagaaagtccagcaagcaccaggaccgtctcctaaagctGATTCAGCTGAGGGATCGGGGGCACcaacagtacagagcttgctcagatatggcagcaggcaggtatgagtgcatctgcacacacagtgaggcgaagacttttggaggatggcctgatgtcaagaagggcagcaaagaagccacttctctccagaaaAAAACATCAGGGTCAGACTGAtgttctgcaaaaggtacagggattggactgctgaggactggggtaaagtcattttctctgattaatcccctttccgattgtttggggcatccggaaaaaagacaaggtgagcgctaccatcagtcctgtgtcatgccaacagtaaagcatcatgagaccattcatgtgtggggttgcttcttagccaagggagtgggctcagtCATAAttctgcctaagaacacagccatgaataaagaatgggaccaatacatcctccgagagcaacttctcccaaccctCCAGGAAccgtttggtgacgaacaatgcctttctttttccagcatgatggagcacaatgccataaggcaaaagtgataactaagagcctcggggaacaaaacatattttgggtgtatggccaggaaactccccagaccgtCATCCCATTGAGAAGtagtggtcaatcctcaagaggcaggtgtacaaacaaaaacccacatattctgacaaactccaagcattgattttgcaagaatgggctgccatcagtcaggatgtggcccagaagttcattgacagcatgccagggtggattgcagaggtcttgaaaaagaagggtcaacaccgcaaatattgactctttgcatcaacttcatgtaattgtcaataaaagcctttgacacttatgaaatgcttgtaattatacttcagtattccatagtaacatctgacaaaaatatataaagacactgaagcagcaaactttgtggaaatgaatatttgtgCCATTCAAAACTTTTGGCAATGACTGTACAGTTATACTCAGAttttcccaattcctgacatttaatcctagtaataattccctgtcttaggatcaccactttattttaagaatgtgaaagtcagaataatagtagagacaatgaTGTATTTCAGACTGTAACACGCTTGAGTGTCCACTCACTTGGACCAAACCTTTGTCCAATTGGATCACTGACTTCTTCACTAACAGGGTTTTTCATTTTGCAGATGTACTTGTAACTGTTGGTTGATTTGCCAGTGTCACTCTTATTGACATTAATCTGTTTGTCTAAGTCCTCCCACACCCCCTCTCCCACTTTCCAGCTGTAGGTGACTGGTTCAGCATCAGTGGTGTTGCCCtcacaggtcagagtgcaggagGTTTTGTCTGGGTTACAGGAAGAAGTGATGGTGGGTTTGGGGACTGCCTCTGTAAATAGAGGAAAGAAACAGGAATCATTTGGAAGCTTGTGAGGCACTGCAATACATAACCTGCTGTTtctacacaaccacacacacacacacacacacacagatatgtacacaaacacagaaacactTACTGATAACAGATAATGTATATGTCTTGTTAAGCAGTTTGCTGTTGAACTCCACAGAATAATCTCCACTGTCTGTTTTCATCAATCCACTGATTCTCAGCTCTCCAGTAGTCTGGTCCAGGGTTGTACGCTCTTTGAAGGAGGCATAGATGTCCAGACCACCAAACCCCTGGTCCCACTCTGCCACCTTGTTCTTCCCATGCTTCCATAGGACGCTTATGATGGAGTCAGTCACTGTGGACTTGTCCGGCGTCAACACGAGCTCACCTCCCACTTTATGATAAAGATCATCTAGGAAAGCAGACATTTCATACATGTATCAGAGTATCAATGTATCCAGGGTAACACATTATGGTGAGGGTATAAATATGTAGTCCTAACACTATTGGCATTGAAAGATACATTATTATCAACCTTTACTGTTTATATCTAGAATTCTGCATCTGGTCAATGTAGTCTGACCACTTTGACTAGTATGTCCCcccccaccaacaccaccaccggAGCAGAAATGTATCTAGACTACACCACAGATTAAAGTCTTTGGGGACACCCTGTCCACTATCAcatcactagctaggtttccatccaatctgcgacagattttcatgcaaatattctaaaatctgcaaaAAAACAATATGCAGATTTTCCCTCCAGAGAGATGTTTCAATCAAACAGACTTTTTGCAGAcaaaaggctgtgtgtgatgacgtagtgtacataaaaataacttttgccGTTAAAATGAATACAAgtttaaatgggtttccattgaaTTTTACACTACTGATGGTTTGTAAAAAACACTGTTGCATTATATTGCAACTGTTCCCAATCTGGTTTTGAcacatgcgctctagccaacagctacAGTGGGGGTAAACTATCTACATTATTATCGATAAGCGTGATATTTTTAAATTGTCAAACGGCAGcaaagcatcgatcatcatgtcactagaataagaccctcaatatttattggaaaggagcatcaagctcatcaccttgcactttcaccaccctgtgaagttcatcatttattgaatctgtagcctaataaactacatgttttcccgagtcatagtgggaggaacACACGGcatatcatcgcgtgactccaagtttacttcgatatggtttatatatcaatatttgcgtaTAAAAGCAGTTAAACATTTCGCACAAaattcattttacagacacaaaaagagcccaccttgtctagcgtattttgttttgtcgacatttggaaagttccCCGAATAtttttctgtttccatcaggcctgtgaTCACACTTTACTCGCattaaaaaggttggatggaaacctggttagagGCTAGGTTACCATCCAATAGGCGACAGATTTGAATGCAAATATTCAAAAATTCACAAAGAAAATGTGCACATTTTCCAACCAGCGGTGTTTTTCCACCCAATGTACTTGTTGCAGATACAAATCAGTGCGTGAGGATTTTGGATTGGAGTTGTTTATTATGAGTCTGGTACGAGAGttcacagtctagccagacacctagttatttatagttgtccacatattctaggtcagaaccgtccaggttGGTGATGCTAATCAGGCGGGCGAAGGCAGTGATCGGTtggaaagcatgcatttggttttacta is a window from the Oncorhynchus tshawytscha isolate Ot180627B linkage group LG14, Otsh_v2.0, whole genome shotgun sequence genome containing:
- the LOC112266356 gene encoding uncharacterized protein LOC112266356 isoform X3, which produces MKTDSGDYSVEFNSKLLNKTYTLSVIKAVPKPTITSSCNPDKTSCTLTCEGNTTDAEPVTYSWKVGEGVWEDLDKQINVNKSDTGKSTNSYKYICKMKNPVSEEVSDPIGQRFGPKAVPKPTITYTCNTDKICILTCEGDTTDAEPVTYSWKVGEGAWEVIGKRLIVSKSDTGKSTNSYKYICKLKNSAGEGEVSDPVGSVFYPEPSEVGDGGIVVVVVSVAIVALVAIVITVWLVWKKKKEYPQDTWIDFLRKYCGGMCGVPLTPNTKTGEDGADKAGRGQGNEEANLMMD
- the LOC112266356 gene encoding uncharacterized protein LOC112266356 isoform X2, which translates into the protein MKTDSGDYSVEFNSKLLNKTYTLSVIKAVPKPTITSSCNPDKTSCTLTCEGNTTDAEPVTYSWKVGEGVWEDLDKQINVNKSDTGKSTNSYKYICKMKNPVSEEVSDPIGQRFGPKAVPKPTITYTCNTDKICILTCEGDTTDAEPVTYSWKVGEGAWEVIGKRLIVSKSDTGKSTNSYKYICKLKNSAGEGEVSDPVGSVFYPEPSEVGDGGIVVVVVSVAIVALVAIVITVWLVWKKKKEYPQDTWIDFLRKYCGGMCGVPLTPNTKTGEDGADKAGRGQGNEAGGLPCGVTEEQKHGV